One Setaria viridis chromosome 5, Setaria_viridis_v4.0, whole genome shotgun sequence genomic region harbors:
- the LOC140222956 gene encoding uncharacterized protein: MGEEEVQEAEEAGARKRKRGVGVGGKEEAAAAEEGVCEKDMLLGDDDDDGARYEGIAEEAVAEVMRWLEAEISPAPGPAGFVTINGNEESCGPSFSAAASTVMASVDTRAGAPPPPPVPWPWPEHEPHPLPLHLHSSAGSADMDVDVDAADGTRRKDADVEMMGSGGGEADEEWLARLLTCGGPLLEGVL, encoded by the coding sequence atgggggaggaggaggtccaggaggcggaggaggccggcgcgCGGAAGCGGAAGCGCGGCGTGGGCGTCGGTggcaaggaggaggcggcggcggcggaggagggcgtgTGCGAGAAGGACATGCTGCTgggggatgacgacgacgacggggcgCGGTACGAGGGCAtcgcggaggaggcggtggcggaggtgaTGCGGTGGCTGGAGGCGGAGATCTCCCCCGCGCCGGGCCCCGCCGGGTTCGTGACCATCAACGGCAACGAGGAGAGCTGCGGCCCGTCCTTCTCCGCCGCGGCGTCCACCGTCATGGCCTCCGTCGACacccgcgccggcgcgccgcccccgccgcccgtgccgtggccgtggcccgAGCACGAACCGCACCCGCtccctctccatctccacagcTCAGCGGGCTCCGCCGACATGGACGTGGACGTGGACGCCGCCGACGGGACGCGGCGGAAGGACGCGGACGTGGAGATGATGGGgtccggcggtggcgaggccGACGAGGAGTGGTTGGCGCGGCTGCTGACCTGCGGCGGGCCCCTGCTGGAGGGCGTCCTGTAA
- the LOC117854416 gene encoding uncharacterized protein has translation MSSNGKPTPQPPAASGNGTGGPPKMYQRPIYRPQQGGAKRRRGGRSCPFSCCCCFFWTVLVILLLAFIAAVVGGAFYLLYRPHRPAFTLSVAHVTKLSLSSSATAPALTDAIDVTLTAKNPNKKLVYFYDDFTVTAATAANAVPLGEASVPGFAHEAGNITVIKATVSASALAIDPTASSDIKKSGEFPITLDLETKAGVKVGGLKTKKIGIQVHCEGIKVTAPAPPPLAKKKKLAKAAAKAPAPAAAAKAPATAAAADAPEPVAADDTPAPPAPAATVARVCQVRIRVKIWKWTF, from the coding sequence atgtcTTCCAACGGCAAGCCCACCCCGCAGCCCCCGGCCGCCTCCGGAAACGGCACCGGCGGGCCGCCCAAGATGTACCAGCGGCCAATCTACCGCCCACAGCAGGGGGGcgccaagcgccgccgcggcggccgctccTGCCCgttcagctgctgctgctgcttcttctggacggtcctcgtcatcctcctcctcgccttcaTCGCCGCCGTGGTGGGTGGTGCCTTCTACCTCCTCTACCGCCCGCACCGCCCGGCCTTCACGCTCTCCGTGGCGCACGTCACCAAGCTgagcctctcctcctccgccacggcGCCCGCGCTCACCGACGCCATCGACGTCACGCTCACCGCCAAGAACCCCAACAAGAAGCTCGTCTACTTCTACGACGACTTCACCGtcacggccgccaccgccgccaacgCCGTCCCGCTCGGGGAGGCCTCCGTGCCCGGGTTCGCGCACGAGGCCGGCAACATCACCGTCATCAAGGCCACCGTATCCGCCTCCGCGCTCGCGATCGACCCCACTGCCAGCTCCGACATCAAGAAGTCCGGCGAGTTCCCCATCACCCTCGACCTGGAGACGAAGGCCGGCGTCAAGGTGGGCGGGCTCAAGACCAAGAAGATTGGCATCCAGGTGCACTGCGagggcatcaaggtgaccgcgcccgcgccgcctccgctggcgaagaagaagaagctagcGAAGGCCGCGGCTAAagcgcctgcgccggcggccgcggctaaAGCACCTGCGACAGCGGCCGCGGCTGACGCGCCTGAGCCGGTGGCCGCCGACgacacgccggcgccgcccgcgccggcggccaccgtcGCGCGCGTGTGCCAGGTCAGGATCCGAGTCAAGATCTGGAAGTGGACCTTCTAG
- the LOC117855418 gene encoding heavy metal-associated isoprenylated plant protein 20, with protein sequence MGILNHLSHLCSFTDTKEALKLRKKRPLNTVHIKVKMDCEGCVRRVRSAVKSMRGVTSVSVIPKQSKCTVTGYVEPANVLARVRGTGKNAEMWPYTPYTLTSYPYVGGVYDKKAPAGFVRSAPQAMADPAGPEIRYMTMFSDDNANACAVM encoded by the exons ATGGGCATCCTGAACCACCTCTCCCATCTCTGCAGCTTCACGGACACGAAGGAGGCCCTCAAGCTCCGGAAGAAGCGCCCGCTGAAT ACGGTGCACATCAAGGTGAAGATGGACTGCGAGGGGTGCGTGCGGCGGGTGAGGAGCGCGGTGAAGTCGATGCGCGGGGTGACGAGCGTGTCGGTGATCCCGAAGCAGAGCAAGTGCACGGTGACGGGGTACGTGGAGCCGGCCAACGTGCTGGCGCGGGTGCGGGGCACCGGCAAGAACGCCGAGATGTGGCCCTACACGCCCTACACCCTCACCTCCTACCCCTACGTCGGCGGCGTCTACGACAAGAAGGCCCCCGCCGGCTTCGTCCGCAGCGCGCCGCAGGCCATGGCCGACCCCGCCGGGCCCGAGATCAGGTACATGACCATGTTCAGCGACGACAACGCCAACGCATGCGCCGTCATGTGA
- the LOC117858798 gene encoding uncharacterized protein: protein MMMGTIPNDPAVKRTGLLAEQIVKLVKESPECTMESLQPLLAELATTTQQPPYKIAEALARASKDNTDALFKRLETILKPEEISKPLTLGEFNQQSLISRLTRVKSGLEMLNQQSLASRLTRVETRLEVFNQQTLTSRLLRVESGLELCCSACGDAVVLKNPAVDDILEEAATAQTSATVKVYLSVSICVMFAQ, encoded by the exons ATGATGATGGGTACCATTCCTAATGAT CCTGCTGTGAAGAGGACCGGTCTGTTGGCTGAACAGATCGTCAAACTGGTCAAGGAGTCACCAGAG TGCACCATGGAAAGTCTGCAACCATTGTTGGCGGAACTTGCTACGACAACACAACAGCCGCCATATAAAATTGCTGAAGCTTTGGCAAGG GCATCCAAAGATAACACTGATGCACTCTTTAAGAGATTGGAAACTATTCTGAAGCCAGAAGAG ATTTCAAAGCCGTTAACTCTTGGTGAGTTTAACCAACAAAGTCTGATATCAAGACTCACAAGAGTGAAATCAGGGCTTGAGATGCTTAACCAACAAAGTCTGGCATCAAGACTCACAAGAGTGGAGACAAGGCTTGAAGTGTTTAACCAACAAACTCTGACATCAAGACTCTTAAGAGTGGAGTCAGGGCTCGAG CTTTGTTGCTCTGCCTGTGGCGATGCTGTCGTTCTCAAGAATCCTGCAGTGGATGATATACTGGAGGAAGCTGCTACAGCTCAAACTTCTGCTACTGTCAAGGTATATCTCAGTGTGTCTATATGCGTTATGTTTGCACAGTAG